One window from the genome of Candidatus Roizmanbacteria bacterium CG_4_9_14_0_2_um_filter_38_17 encodes:
- a CDS encoding response regulator, with protein MQKHILIVDDGNLGQIVLAEKLRHSGYLVSVAGNGKDALELLPTTMIDLIIVDIIMPIMDGGEFLIKLSNTDFSNTPTIVMTNFAEAAELYEIRDYITKMDTSLDSIVTMVENKLFN; from the coding sequence ATGCAAAAACACATACTTATTGTAGACGATGGAAACCTAGGGCAAATTGTATTAGCCGAAAAACTAAGACACAGTGGCTACCTCGTTTCTGTTGCAGGAAACGGAAAAGATGCTCTTGAGTTACTACCAACTACAATGATTGATCTAATTATTGTAGATATAATAATGCCGATTATGGATGGCGGTGAATTTCTAATAAAACTGAGCAATACAGACTTTAGCAACACGCCTACCATCGTGATGACAAACTTTGCTGAAGCTGCAGAGCTTTATGAAATACGAGACTATATAACAAAAATGGATACATCCCTCGATTCAATTGTGACAATGGTTGAAAACAAATTATTTAACTAA
- a CDS encoding phosphopyruvate hydratase, with product MKIKNILAAEILDSRGNPTVEAVVELESGAKGWAAVPSGASTGTYEALELRDGDMTRYGGKGVLRAVENVQGSIAKSLQGKDVTDQRYIDKVLLDLDGTENKSNLGANAILAASLACARAGAVFQDKPLYRYLRETYWGNKQDWILPIPMLNVLNGGKHAFGSVDMQEFMIFPIGAESFSEGLRWGAEVFHVLKKILQDKGLSVGVGDEGGFMPKLRSNKTALEFLINAIEVAGYKPGKQVSLAIDPAASEFYRDNKYILSVEDQVLDTKEMVELYTNWSREYPIISMEDIFAEDDWEGFSAITAKIGDKVQIVGDDLFVTNVKRLKEGIEKKAANSILIKVNQIGTLSETVDAINMAVENGMSAIISHRSGETEDSFIADLVVAANTGQIKTGAPNRSERVVKYNRLLQIERELAGKSRLAKFPY from the coding sequence ATGAAGATTAAGAATATACTAGCCGCGGAGATACTGGACTCGAGGGGAAACCCAACCGTTGAGGCTGTGGTAGAACTTGAATCTGGCGCAAAAGGGTGGGCAGCCGTTCCTTCTGGGGCATCTACAGGAACCTACGAAGCATTAGAGTTGCGTGATGGGGATATGACTAGATATGGAGGAAAAGGAGTATTGCGGGCGGTTGAAAATGTGCAAGGATCTATTGCTAAATCTCTACAAGGCAAAGATGTTACAGACCAAAGATATATTGACAAGGTTTTACTTGATCTAGACGGGACAGAGAATAAATCTAACTTAGGTGCTAATGCGATCTTAGCTGCATCTTTAGCTTGCGCAAGAGCTGGAGCAGTGTTTCAAGATAAGCCGTTGTATAGATATTTGCGAGAGACCTATTGGGGAAATAAGCAAGACTGGATATTACCAATCCCGATGCTTAATGTTTTAAATGGGGGAAAACATGCGTTTGGCTCTGTAGATATGCAAGAATTTATGATATTTCCAATAGGTGCAGAGAGTTTTTCGGAGGGTTTACGTTGGGGGGCGGAGGTGTTTCATGTATTAAAGAAAATTCTTCAAGATAAAGGTCTATCTGTAGGTGTAGGAGACGAAGGAGGCTTTATGCCTAAATTAAGATCTAACAAGACAGCTCTGGAATTTTTAATAAACGCAATAGAAGTTGCTGGATATAAGCCAGGAAAACAGGTATCTTTAGCAATAGATCCAGCTGCTTCTGAATTTTATAGAGACAACAAGTATATTTTAAGTGTCGAGGACCAGGTCCTCGATACGAAAGAAATGGTCGAGTTGTATACAAATTGGAGTAGAGAGTATCCCATAATATCGATGGAGGATATATTTGCGGAAGATGATTGGGAAGGATTTTCTGCTATAACAGCAAAGATTGGAGATAAAGTTCAGATTGTAGGAGACGATTTGTTTGTAACTAATGTTAAACGTCTTAAAGAAGGAATTGAGAAAAAAGCAGCTAATTCAATCTTAATTAAGGTTAACCAGATTGGCACATTATCAGAAACTGTTGATGCTATTAATATGGCAGTGGAAAATGGAATGTCAGCAATAATATCTCATCGTTCAGGTGAAACTGAAGACTCATTTATTGCAGATTTAGTTGTAGCAGCTAATACTGGACAGATAAAAACTGGTGCACCCAATCGTAGTGAGCGAGTTGTTAAATATAATAGACTTTTACAAATTGAAAGAGAATTAGCTGGAAAATCTAGGTTGGCCAAATTTCCGTATTAG
- the xseA gene encoding exodeoxyribonuclease VII large subunit — translation MSIIITLCYNMKVENKGVLSVSEFNELINVYLSTMGEVNVKGEISQFRISQNKWIFLTIKDNAATVEVFGTIYNISNHRELEEGMVVQIIGTPRLYQKSGRFSIFANQISPSGTGALALAFEKLKQRLEKEGLFDPNRKRQLPEFPERIGLITAKGSRAYSDFAKILLERMGGLKIYFYPVSVQGADSTQSIIRAFTYFNQNNLNLDLLVLTRGGGNLEDLVSFNDEAVVRAVFTSKIPVVCAVGHEEDISLSDLAADLRASTPSNAAELIVRQRSELLTHIQSQARLIELGLNDIISESKRRVFQSISQLKNHVDQYLFRMQKHIVNFTNQYANFKHKLVLKSQQLETLIRILQNLDYRNLLAKGYSIAYTKDKKILRSKSQLKSNENMYTIVADGKIHSTVIKIE, via the coding sequence ATGTCCATAATCATAACACTTTGTTACAATATGAAGGTGGAAAACAAAGGAGTGCTCTCGGTCTCAGAATTTAACGAGCTAATCAATGTCTATCTCTCAACCATGGGCGAGGTTAACGTCAAGGGAGAGATTAGTCAGTTTAGAATTAGTCAAAATAAATGGATATTTTTAACTATTAAAGACAACGCAGCAACTGTCGAGGTGTTTGGGACCATATATAACATTAGTAATCATCGAGAACTTGAAGAAGGGATGGTTGTTCAAATTATCGGTACTCCCAGGTTATATCAAAAATCAGGCCGTTTTAGTATTTTTGCTAACCAGATTAGTCCCTCAGGGACTGGCGCGCTTGCTCTTGCTTTTGAAAAATTAAAACAACGCTTAGAGAAAGAAGGATTATTTGATCCAAATCGTAAACGCCAACTTCCAGAATTTCCTGAAAGAATTGGACTTATCACAGCCAAAGGTTCTCGTGCTTACTCAGATTTTGCTAAAATTCTGCTTGAGCGCATGGGTGGACTTAAGATATATTTTTATCCAGTTTCCGTGCAGGGAGCTGATTCCACTCAAAGTATTATTCGTGCTTTTACATATTTTAACCAGAACAATCTTAATTTAGACTTATTAGTGCTTACTCGTGGCGGAGGAAACTTAGAAGATTTAGTGTCATTTAATGATGAAGCTGTTGTGCGAGCTGTATTTACTTCCAAGATCCCCGTAGTTTGTGCAGTAGGTCACGAAGAGGATATTAGCTTGTCAGATCTTGCTGCGGATCTTCGTGCGTCAACTCCTTCCAATGCCGCAGAATTAATCGTACGCCAGCGATCAGAACTACTTACGCACATTCAAAGTCAAGCACGATTAATTGAATTAGGATTAAATGACATTATTAGTGAATCAAAAAGACGAGTGTTCCAGTCCATCTCTCAACTTAAGAATCACGTCGACCAATATCTATTCCGTATGCAAAAGCACATAGTAAACTTTACTAATCAGTATGCAAACTTTAAACACAAATTAGTATTAAAGAGCCAACAGCTAGAAACTCTTATTCGCATATTACAAAATCTTGACTACCGAAATCTCCTTGCAAAGGGCTACAGTATTGCATACACCAAAGATAAGAAAATATTACGCAGCAAGTCTCAGTTAAAAAGTAATGAAAATATGTACACTATAGTTGCAGATGGTAAAATACACTCGACAGTCATAAAAATTGAATGA
- the xseB gene encoding exodeoxyribonuclease VII small subunit — MNKITKPSKLSEDFAELEQITSKFENEEINLEEGIPLFKRGLKLAKELKNRITSIENEITEIKDDFADLD, encoded by the coding sequence ATGAATAAAATAACTAAGCCATCTAAACTATCTGAAGATTTTGCCGAGCTAGAGCAGATAACTTCAAAATTCGAGAACGAAGAAATCAACTTAGAAGAAGGAATTCCTTTATTTAAGCGCGGCCTTAAGTTAGCAAAAGAGCTAAAAAACCGCATAACATCGATTGAGAATGAAATTACAGAAATTAAAGATGACTTTGCTGACCTAGACTGA